Proteins encoded in a region of the Ciona intestinalis chromosome 6, KH, whole genome shotgun sequence genome:
- the LOC100186401 gene encoding uncharacterized protein LOC100186401: protein MILRQFHRSLYMSELKKQTSFSQMAAKTTVKESQVKPIVIILPWLGANEKATEKYAQLYRSLGFNVIKRDSKMTDFLLPKKGFENSKNFLTQLEHNTQPIVVHSMSIGCYFYSLMLLAMENEPEKYANIAKNIQFQVCDSPVVGTIKEMAFGVSSMVTNNSALRALMKMVTLGYFFLSKPFTVKYYDTVLELIKYRCPAVPSLLMTSKNDPMACPEAFQSFVKAWEDRGCKVATKIWEKSEHARHLHNHPNEYRALITDLLKDGFKIESKL from the coding sequence ATGATTTTAAGGCAGTTTCATAGATCGCTCTACATGTCTGAACTTAAGAAACAGACCAGTTTTTCTCAAATGGCAGccaaaacaacagtaaaaGAAAGCCAAGTCAAACCAATTGTGATTATTCTGCCTTGGTTAGGTGCAAATGAAAAAGCTACAGAAAAATATGCCCAACTTTATAGATCTCTTGGATTCAATGTAATAAAAAGAGATTCAAAAATGACGGACTTTTTGTTGCCGAAAAAGGGTTTTGAAAATAGCAAAAACTTTTTGACTCAGCTGGAACATAATACACAGCCGATTGTTGTCCATTCTATGTCAATTGGTTGTTATTTCTATAGTCTAATGCTGCTAGCCATGGAAAACGAACCCgaaaaatatgcaaatattGCTAAAAACATCCAATTCCAAGTATGTGACAGTCCTGTAGTAGGGACAATAAAAGAAATGGCTTTTGGAGTGTCAAGTATGGTAACAAACAACTCTGCATTGAGAGCACTTATGAAGATGGTAACTTTGGGTTATTTTTTCTTGAGCAAGCCTTTTACTGTCAAGTATTACGACACAGTACTTGAACTCATCAAATACAGATGCCCAGCAGTGCCTTCTTTACTCATGACCTCAAAAAACGACCCGATGGCATGCCCTGAAGCTTTTCAGAGCTTTGTAAAAGCCTGGGAAGACAGGGGGTGCAAAGTAGCAACCAAAATCTGGGAAAAATCCGAACATGCGCGCCATTTGCATAACCATCCAAATGAATACAGAGCATTGATTACAGATCTTTTAAAGGATGGatttaaaatagaatcaaaattGTAA
- the LOC100184071 gene encoding uracil-DNA glycosylase codes for MLLCMRVMPSQKKISTFFSPKTTNKRKTTTTNETSKKLKADKENINITETQRTNTTKQVCLDTPKNKMGPSWRIALQAELTKPYYIKVTDFVKSERTKHKVYPPEQQVFAWTQHCKIEDIKVVILGQDPYHGPGQAHGLCFSVQKGIRTPPSLKNMFKELESDVEGFNTPDHGDLTGWADQGVLLLNAVLTVRDGEPNSHKDKGWEELTDSVISWISTNLNGVVFMLWGSYAHKKGAKIDQQRHLVLKAVHPSPLSAHRGYFGCKHFSKANKYLKKQGKSEIEWNDL; via the exons ATGTTACTGTGTATGAGAGTAATGCCTTCTCAGAAGAAAATTTCGACCTTTTTTTCGCcgaaaacaacaaacaaacggAAAACAACTACA ACAAATGAAACAAGCAAAAAACTTAAGGCTGACaaggaaaatattaatatcaCTGAAACTCAAAG GACAAACACCacaaaacaagtttgtttggATACACCCAAGAATAAGATGGGACCAAGCTGGAGAATTGCATTGCAAGCAGAACTAACCAAACCTTATTATATAAAG GTTACCGACTTTGTAAAATCTGAAAgaacaaaacacaaagtttACCCTCCAGAACAACAGGTGTTTGCATGGACACAACATTGTAAAATTGAAGACATCAAAGTTGTAATACTTGGGCAAGATCCTTACCATGGCCCTGGACAAGCTCATGGTTTATGCTTTAGTGTTCAG AAAGGCATACGTACTCCACCCAGCTTAAAAAACATGTTCAAAGAACTGGAAAGTGATGTTGAAGGATTCAATACCCCAGACCATGGAGATTTAACAGGGTGGGCTGATCAGG GTGTTCTGCTTCTCAATGCTGTGTTAACAGTAAGAGATGGTGAACCTAACTCACATAAGGATAAGGGATGGGAGGAGTTGACAGATTCTGTCATTTCATGGATCAGCACCAACTTAAACGGGGTTGTGTTTATGCTGTGGGGAAGTTATGCTCACAAGAAGGGAGCAAAAATAGACCAG CAACGTCACCTTGTGCTGAAAGCTGTCCATCCTTCACCTTTGTCAGCACATAGAGGTTACTTTGGCTGTAAACATTTCTCTAAAGcgaacaaatatttaaaaaaacaaggaaaAAGTGAAATCGAATGGAATGATTTGTAG